CTTGCATAGTGAAACCCGACTTTCTCGTTTTCTACTGCTTTATGAAAATATTCTTCGTATTCTTTTGTCTGGAGCTCTTTCGTATGCATGGAATAAACATCGTTATCAGTAAGCTCAAGCGTCACATCGGCAATCACTCCGAATAATCCATATCCTCCGAGCACTTCCTGCATCAATTGATCTCCACGCTTTAATTTCTTCACTTCTCCTGCTGGAGTAATCAGCGTCATCTCTTTCACAGTACCCGCCATAGAGCCATTTCTGATATCTCTGCCATGTGCGTTGACGGATAGGGATCCCCCAACGGTGAATATCGATTGTGATTGAGTTACTTTTAAGGCAAGTCCATATGGATTGATGGACTCTTGAATATCTCCCCATGAAGCCCCGGCCTCAACACGAACGGTTTTCTCCTGTTCATTGATTTCGAGAATCTTATTCATATTTTTCATGTCAAGTACTGTTCCGTTTTTATAATAGGTATGACCGCCCTGGGAGTGCTGGAGGCCGGCTATGGATATGTGCTTCCCGTGCTTATTTGAATCTTTTATTATTTTTTGCAGCTGCTCAATATTTTCGGATGGAATAACTTGTTCGATTTTCCCAGGAAGAAGGCCAGTGTAATCTGTAGCAAGCCCGCTTTGAGACAAACCGTATTTCCTTTTTTCAATCGGGATATTCCAAGCAGACATACTTGCAAAAATTATGACGAGGAGGGCTAGAAACCATGGTTTCTTTGTGATGCTTATCATTGTTTTCATAGTATCTCCTGATTTCTTTTTTAGGTAGGGACCACATTGATTATACCGAAAAAATGGAAGTAGGAGAGGTATTGAATTTCGGGAGAAAGATTTCATTCATCATTAACGGAGAATTGCTTTTTGAAAAAATTGGCTGCTTGAGAAGAAAGGATTTTTGCTCTGCATGTCTTAGGGATTGGTGCCGGGTCATGAAATGAAGAGTGAAAAAAGGGGTACCTCTGCTGTGGTATTTAGAATACGGGCATCTTTTTATTTAATGACAAATAACAGAAAACTGCTCCGCAGATACCGGAATTTCACCGGTGTCTACTGCTAAGAATTCATTTTTTTTCCTTCTTGTTTATGATGTTCCTAAGGTTGCGTGTAAGCTCCAGCATAAACTCCAATTCTTCCCTAGTTATAATTTTTCCATCTATATAAAAATCAAAGTTCTCCAGGACGTTGCTTGAGGCTAAATCCAATTCATGCATAAGGGTTCTTTCACTATCGGAGTACCATTTTTTTTCATCCTCCACAAAATAGTTCAGATCTTTTGAATAAACCTCCGCAATCCTTGTTAATAGCGTCAAAGATGGCTGATTAATGCCCCGTTCAATTTTGGAAAGGTTGCTTGGGTCATAATTCACTTTTTCGGCTAGGTCTTTTAGGGTGTGACCGTGACTTTTTCTCAATTCTTTAATCTTTTTCATAATGCTGATCCCTGCCTTGAGAGGTTTTATATTGTCATATTTGACCTAAACAGTGGGTTTTTTATCATTTTATTTAGGAATTTAATAAGGTATACATTATTGGTCAAGAAATTTCATTATTGGTGTAATCAGCCAAAAGATGTATTCATAAACTATCTTTAGTGTTTAAATTTTTGATGGAGGGAGGACATTTTCATGAATATAGATATGGCATCTTTTTTAGGGGAAATTA
The Metabacillus sp. FJAT-52054 genome window above contains:
- a CDS encoding FAD-binding oxidoreductase; amino-acid sequence: MKTMISITKKPWFLALLVIIFASMSAWNIPIEKRKYGLSQSGLATDYTGLLPGKIEQVIPSENIEQLQKIIKDSNKHGKHISIAGLQHSQGGHTYYKNGTVLDMKNMNKILEINEQEKTVRVEAGASWGDIQESINPYGLALKVTQSQSIFTVGGSLSVNAHGRDIRNGSMAGTVKEMTLITPAGEVKKLKRGDQLMQEVLGGYGLFGVIADVTLELTDNDVYSMHTKELQTKEYEEYFHKAVENEKVGFHYARVSVAPGSFLNEMYAIDYNVTGEKDNSTPLKGESAVRLSKFALDLGRSGGRLEDFFWESQKQFSRSFNGDTVTRNNAMRSESDFMEFTVPGRVEVLQEFFVPVDSFEEYINELKNTLPSNDKHEDFKVHNITVRFTERDSFTHLRYAKKDMLGLVVLIQHGVNDKQMQHAENMIQKWTEATLKFGGTYYLPYYPYQTKDQFRRAYPEWEAFKEQKKRVDPNEVFVNLFYNHYLKD
- a CDS encoding helix-turn-helix transcriptional regulator, whose protein sequence is MKKIKELRKSHGHTLKDLAEKVNYDPSNLSKIERGINQPSLTLLTRIAEVYSKDLNYFVEDEKKWYSDSERTLMHELDLASSNVLENFDFYIDGKIITREELEFMLELTRNLRNIINKKEKK